GAAGACGACGGCACTGAATTAGCTTTAACATGTGCGTGATGGTGAATAATGACATAATCTTACAATGGCGACTTCACATAAGGGTGTTACTCAAAATCTCTGTGAGACTTAACTACAGAGTAGCTGAAAGTTTTTCTAGCTTCACAGCTTTGttaattctacttattttttcaaGATTTGCATATACTAGTTTAGGTTTACCTATTCAACAAGAATTTACCACACTTTCCTTCTATGTCAGAGATTTTGCTACACAGAGGGGGTATGAAGGTCCCACCCATCATGAGAATTAATATTTAGATTACTAGGAAAGGATCACTTATTGTTTGAGTTAGCATTCTATGTATAGAACAAAACCCTTCTAATTACACAGTAATAAGAATGCAGTTTTGCAAAGAATTTCATGtacattagaaaattttaatggTATGCTGAgatgcttaaaaaaaatctaacttaggctgggtgctgtggctcatgcttgtaatcccagaacttggggaggctgaagcaggcggatcacgaggtcaggagattgagaccatcatggctaacacagtgaaaccccgtctctactaaaaatacaaaaacaaaatcagctgggtgtggtggcatgtgcctgtggtcccagctattcgggaggttgaggtgggagaatggcatgaactcgggaggcggagcttgcagggagccgagattgcgccactgcactctagcctgggtgagaaagcaagactccatctcaaaaaaaaaaaaaaaaaaaaaaatctaacttagACGAGATGAAGTGAGAGCAATGTTTTAattcaggggtcagcaaaccttCACAGTGAAaaaggccagagagtaaatattttaggtaggTTTTCCAGGTCAGATGATTTCTGTGGCAGTTACTCATATCTGCTCTTGtaacatgaaagcagccacagataatATGTACACAAGTGGGTGTGGCTATatgccaataaaattttatttgcaaaaaaacaaaaaaaaacagaaatgggcAATTTGGGATGCTGGTCATTCTTTGCATTTAAAGCTAGTCTTGATGAAACTGTCTTTTATGGGTTGAATTTTCATTCTctacaaattcatatgttgaagtccttacCGCCAAAACTTCAGaatgtggtctcagctattctgACCTTTGTGAAGCCAATGTTTAGTTTTTTCATTGCAAATATCTGAGATGTTCACAATAGTTTGCATTGCTTATGTGATCATATGTTACATTAAAGCCCTCAGTTAGAAATAGGGCTGCGGTGAATGTAATTAGTTAAGCTAAGATGAGGTCCATAGTGGAGTAGAGTTGGCCTCTAATCTGAATGTTGTCCATAtaagaaggggaaatttggacacagacacacctAGAGGGAGAACATCACCTGAAGATGAAagcagagattggggtgatgctTCTATATTGTCAAGGAAAGCCAAAGACTGCCAGCAACCGGCAGAAGCTAGGGGTAAGGCATGGAACAGAATCTTTCTCACAGCCTTCAAgtggaaccagccctgccaacaacTTGATTTCAGGCGTCATAGTCTACAGAAATGTGAGACAATCAATTGCTATTGTTTAACTCACCCAATTTGTGGCACATTGTTACAGATGCCCTAGAAAGTTAATACACCGTCTtcaaaaattgtcaaaatcaaGATGAAGCAGCATAGTTGTCTGGGGTAACACCTGAGGTTTGTTGTCCCACAGCCATGGAAGAAGACTGGGATGCGGACACACCAGAGTGAGGTTAAGAGCAGAAGTTTAAtaggtgagagaaagagaagagctctATGTGCAGAGAGGGGTCCCAGAGAAAATGGGTTGCCAGTTCCATGGTGAAATGCACAGGGTTTTATAAACTAGCTTGAGGAGGTgttgtctgatttacataggccATAAAAGATTGGTTGGAtcaggtgtgccatttgcatagcaTGTGGAGAAGCTggctgccccaccctaatcttttattatacaGATGGGTTCTTTACCTGGGCAGCCCCATGTTGCCTGTTCCTTTGCTGTACACATGGttgacaaagaaaaggaagagggagcctccatgttgaacatgaCTGGTCCCCAGctagcccttttctattggcgCAGCAGCCGGCATTCACtcatgcaagcttccagcttgcttatctatgtctgcagctcgatttttcaggctgttctttgttagaaaagaaatgattttgagggctgctttttgttaacgGGGAAACCTTGCCAAGGACTCTGTGGCCCTCCCTATctacctaaataatttctttctagctcctgtatCAAAGACACGATAAGATATGGTAATTCCAGAACTAAAAGAGAATACATTGATGTTTGGATACATTCAAGAACCACCAAAAGTGCCTCCCAATGGTCCAAGCCTTGCTACTTATGAAAGTCCTGCAGTGATGTCACCATTAAAAAATGTTGCCCTACTGAGGAGTCTCCCCAGGGCCCTCTTCATGTCCGTGTTCCTCAGGCTGTAGATGAAGGggttcagcatgggggtgacCATGGTGTACATCACTGAGGCCACCAGACTTGTCCTAGAAGATGGTGTGGCTGCAGAACTGAGATAGACCCCAAAGCCCGTGCCATAGAACAAGGTGACCACTGAGAGGTGGGAACCACAGGTGGAAAACGCTTTGTGCTTTCTCCCAGCTGAGGAAATCCTCAGtatagagaaaacaattttatagtaagagaaaaatattccagTGAAGGAAATCACACCCAGGACGCCAGTTGCAAAGTATATCACCACGTTATTAATGAAGGTGTCAGAACAGGCGAGCTTCAGGACTTCAAGTAGATCACAAAAAAAGTGTGGAATTTCCATTTCGGTGCAGAAGGACAGCCTCAAAACAGTCAAGGTCTCGAGCAGGGAACCCATGACACTGATGCACCAGGACCCCAGAACCAGCAGTCCACAGAGCTGGGGGTTCATGATGACCGTATAGTGCAGGGGGTGACAGACGGCCACGAAGCGGTCATAGGCCATCACGGTCAAGAGTAAATTGTCCAGGCATCcaaatgaagtgaaaaaaaaaatctgactgaGACAGCCTGCATATGTTATGAATTTGTTCTGTGTCAGTATATTCAGTAACATCTTTGGGACAGTCGTGGAGGTAAAACAGAGGTCAGCAAAAgacaggttggagaggaagaagtacatgggggtgtggaggtgggagtcTGAGCATATGGCCAGGATGATGAGCAGGTTCCCGGTGAAAGTGACTAGGTACATGGAGAGGAACAGCCCAAAGAGAATGAACTGAATCTCTGACGTTGCTGAAAATCCCAGGAGGAGAAATTCTTGGGCATGTGTTTGATTTCCTGTTTCCATGGGGATAAAATAACTGCcacaagagagaaaaaagcaacaGTCAATTATCAACACACTGGCAACATGGAAATTtggttacatttaattttaagtgAAGGAATCAATTAACAAAAGATTGcctttttcttgctgtctttttCTGGGGCATCTGAAATTCTTCCATCCTTTTCTTTGCTACCATCGGGATCTGGAAATGTAGTGTTAGTTCCATAATACTTGTACCCTCTATAGcctggcttctcaaagtgttgtccATGAACCAACAAGATCAACAAGAGTTTCTTTAAATGCAGAATCCCTGGTCAGACCTACGGattcagaatctacattttaacaatatcaccAAGGGTTTCACATGCATATtagtgatataggagttaagaaaaAATCACTTACGCAGATAGTAAGGTTATGGGAGTCCTCAgtgaggcttttctttttaatgaaaagcagccccaaatcattttctaacaaagagcatcCTGTAAAGGCGAGCTGCAGACACAAAcaagctgggagcttgcacgggtgaatgccGGCAGGAACTAAGGACTAGAAGTTTTCAAgatggtggctccatcttcccttctctttgtcagcCACGAGCAGACAAGATGGCGCAGATCAACTGGAAAGTCCAATTGCAAagtaagattagggtggggccaCCAGCCTTCCCTGAGCACTATGAAAATGTCATACCTGAtggaaccaatctgtgagcctgatgtaaatcagacactgcctcctcaaagGGGACTATTAAACTCTGCGCATTCACCACCAGCCTGTCCTTTCCTCTCGGAGACCCTTTTCTCTATGGAGAGAggtgtttctctttttcttctcttctccctatTAAACCTCCGCCTCTGAACTCCTCGTGTGTGTCCGTGTTCTAAATTTTCCTAGTGCATGCCAATGAACCCCAGGGTATATACTCCAGACAATGTAGCAGCTTCATTAATATTTGAGTAGCAATGGTCTTGGACACTTACAGCTTCTAGTTCTCAGCTCTTCTCACCTTTGTTCTCCTCCATGTCTTCCCTCATTCCTCATTACCTAATATGCATGCAAAACAGGAGCTCAATAACTATGCTTTTTCCCCCTGCTATCTGCATGGAGTTGATACTTTTCACACATTGTTCTCAGCTATTCCAACCTTTGTTTATAAAGCCAATGTTTCATTTTTTCAGTGCAAACATCTGACATGTTTACAATAATTTGCATTGTTTATGTGATCATATGTTACATTATTTTACATGTTCGTTTTGTGAGTTTCTGTTCTGTCACTGGAAAGCCAGTCAGacattatgctttaaaaaaatattttggtaaaatatggTTAAAAAATTTTATAGGTACTGCGTATTAAATTAATGCGATTTTaggatatattttgaattttaggtAGAGAACTCCAAAGTACCAATACTTCACAGAAACATAGATAATACCGTGGCAGCTGTCATAATCAACTTgatcagtgtattagtccattctcacgctgctgtaaagaactacccgagactgggtaatttatgaagaaagtgGTTTAGTTGATTCACAGTTCTGTATgacttgggaggcctcaggaaacttacaattatggtggaaggggaagaggaagcaagcatcctttttcacatggcagcagagagagagagagcgcgcgcTAAGGCGGTAGCaccatacttttaaacaaccagatttcatgagaatcccatcacaagacagcactaggggaatggtgctaaaccattagaaactgcccctgtgatccaatcacctcccaccaggcccctccctcaaccttggggattataattcgagatgagatttgggtggggacacagagccaaaccatatcagtcaggaATCTGGAAAACAGTCAAAGGTTTAGAGCAACAAAGTGaatccttaattttttaaaaaaggtgacTGAAACCAGGTTGGACAGCTTTGTGGCAATTTATCATTTTCCCACCATCTTTCTTGGCTCAGTGGCATTGCTGAATATGACAACCCCACAGTCCCACCAGTTCCTGGTGCTGAAGATAGCGGAAATGTATGGCAATGTTCTGTTTTAATATGTccaatgggccgggcgtggtggctcacgcctgtaatcccagcactttgggagactgaggcgggtggatcacctgaggtcaggagttcgagaccagcctgggcgacatggtgaaaccccgtctctactaataacacaaaaatgagctgggcgtggtggcacacgcctgtaatcccagctacttgggaggctgaggcaggagaatcgcttgaacctgggaggcggaggttgcagtgagccgagattgtaccactgcactccagcctgggtgacaagagtgaaactctgtctccaaataataattaaagaaagatAATAATTCCAATGGACTGCTGAAGGAATAACACAAGGAGCTTACCTTTACCTACCTTGAAACCTCTCTCAAAGGAGATTGttgaaaacatttaaagacaAATGAACTATCCACAAGTGTCTGGGGAAAAGCATATGAGTAGTGGTAAATGATGGACACGCTGACATGTCTTGGAAGAAAGGCTGTGGAGTGAGATATTTGGGACATATGACTTTGAAAATTTCTCACGTATTCCTGGGAATGTAGAGGTGAAGCTCTGtcgttgtctggggtaaatacccaagGTTCCTCATCTCACGCCAAGGAAATTGAGTACGCAGACACCCAAAAAGTGGGTTTAgaagcagaggtttaataggcaaaagaaagagaaaggagaacgtGCCTGAGTGGGACTTCCTGCTGGCAGCAAAGTACACTGGATTTTATAGActggcttgaggaggcagtgtttgATTTAAATAGGGCCCAAAGATTGGTTGGGgccaggcgtcgtggctcacgcctgtaatctcagcactttgggaggctgaggcaggtggatcacctgaggtcaggagttcaagaccagcctggccaacatggtgaaaccccgtctctactaaaaatacaaaaattagctgggtgtggtggtgcgcatctgtaatcccagctacttgggagcctgaggcacaagagtcacttgaaactgggagatggaggttgcagtgagccgagatcacaccactgcactccagcctgggtgatagagggagactatgtctccaaaaaaaaaaaaaaaaaaagaaaagattggttggaccaggtgtgacgTTTACATAGTCCGGAGGAAGCTGGCTGCTCCATCCTAATCTTCTATTATGCAGATGGGGTCTTTGCGGGTCGCTGCCATGTTGTCTTctccttactgtacacgtggtttgcaaggaaaagggaagatggagtcaccatgttgaacatgcctggcTCCCAGACAGCCTTTTCCTATTTGtcacagctgccagcattcacccGTGCAGGGTTCCAGCTTGATTATCTAtatctgcagcttgattttacaggctgctttttgttagaaaagaaattatttgggggctgctttttattaaaagggaaaccttaccaaggacttcCTTACCCTCCCTATCtacctaaataataataataataataattttttttttttgagacggagtgtcgctgtgtcgcccaggctggagtgcagtggcgcgatctcggctcacttcaacctctgcctcctgggttcaagtgattctcctgcctcagcctcctgagtagctgggactacaggcgcgtgccacaaagcccagctaattttttgtatttttagtagagacggggtttcaccgtgttagccatgatggtcttgatctcctgatctcgtgatccacctgcctcggcctccgaaagtgctgggattacaggcgtgaaccaccgtgcctggcctaaatatttctttttaactcctatatcagAAAGATTCCTGGGAATGTAGGATACATAGGTGTCCTACCCAGGATTGCATGCTAAGTAAACATCTAGAAGGCCCTGACCTCTCACCTGTAGCTGATATTCAAGCTCTGTGCAAGTAGGAAGTTAAGGCAAAggctggagttgaaaaatgctcAGCTGAGTGGTAAAGGCCTGTCTGAAAGCACATACAGAGCCAAACTGCAAAGGTTGGGAGATTTTGGTTTTGGGCTCCACTGTTTAAGGAAATCTCTTATCAAATCACTCTCTGGCCATTAAGCTAACAGCCTAGAGACTTCAGCAACCACACACTGGACAAATATGCAATCTTTATAAAATTAGAAGACTCATTAGGCAAGTAAACAACTGCAAATTACAAAAAGCAGCAACCATAAACCCCAAGGAGGAGAGAAAATTTGATTTCCAGAGTCGCCACactataatattcaaaatatttagttGTAATGAAATATTATGAGACATGCAATGAAACAAGAAAGTATAGCAAAGGAAAGAATAATTAATTAGTAGAACCTGACCCCAAGGAAGCCTTTACTGAGGCTCAATGCCTGGGCTTCTTCGTTTACATGCAATCTCATTTACATGAAATAGCCACAATACATAAACGAGTCGCAGGATAACGAGTCGCAGGGACTGGGGAGCGGGGGTAGGGGATGAGGATAAAGTGCTACTGTAATGTGTAAGTGGTTTTATTTAGGAGTAATGGAAATGTTTTGAAACTAGATAGAGATGGTGGTTGCGCAAAACACAGAATGTAGTGAATGGCACTCAATTGCTTGCTTTCAAGTAACTGGTTAATTTATGTTATATTAATTtcatctcaataatttttttttgagacaaggtcttgttttgttgcccaggctggagtgcagtggtgcaatcatgactcactgtagccttgacctcctgggctcaagcaatcctcacatgtcagcctccaaagtagctgagactacaagaaTGCACCGTCACACCCAGAAGCTAGTGGATCTAGATAGATAGGAAGTTTGATTGCCTATTGAATTCCTATTAAATTCCTCTGCTATGTATATGGCCTCAATGTTTGAATTCACAAGCACGGGGGTTAGAAGGAACATTTCTTGTTCAGCTTTGATCACTACGCTGCAGAATGCCCAAAGAAGGTCCCCAGTCTGTACTCCTCCTGcctgcaaaaaaaaatctgagagttCTTGGGGCTAGAGCTTCCTCACACTCAAGGGGAATGAGATGCACATTGATTCAAGGCTCATTGAGACCCTGGTGCCTTCTGTAATCTAGGACCATCCCTGGAGCATCTTCATGTCTCCCATGATGGTCCACTGAGGCAGGAcccaagaaacaggaaaataattttttttttttttttttttttttttttagacagaatctcactctgtcacccaggctggagtgcagtggtatgatcacagctcactgcaacctccgcctactgggttcaagtgattctcctgcctcagcctcctgagtagctgggataaaaggcatgtgccaccacagccggccttgttttgtatttttagtagagacagagttttgccatgtgcccaggctggtctcgaactcctgacctcaagcgatccacttttctcggcctcccaaagtgctgggattataggcgtgagccaccatgcccggcctgggaAATTATTTCTGTGTGACAAAAAATAATCTGAATGACCAGCTtcattgggttttctttttctaccttccACATGTGACCATCCATTAGGGATCTAGTAATAACATTTTTAAGTCACAAACTTTGAGAGGGACCAGCTATTTTTATTATCCCATTTATATAAGACTGCTATCTAAAAATTACAACAGTTCTGGGACATATACTGATATGAGTCAATCCAAAAATGTAATTTGGACATCAAAGTAAGACCAGATGGTGACTTGTTAATTGGAGACACcaaattaatgttaataatacagaaaattgtcCTCTAACTATGATGGTATTATACAATAAGTCTGTACTATTTAGAGTCTAAATGTTCTTGTCACTCAATGAGATGTGCTTTAACTCAAGACAAGGTTTACTGCTATTTTTTTCAGGGCTCCTGAATACCTGGGCAATACCTAGTGTCCTTGGCTCCCCTCTACTGCTGTGTGGCTGTTACTGTGTGTGAGGTCTTTAGCCTACATTAAGGAACATTTCAAGAatctaaaaatgtgtttttggaTTCCTTCAAGGGAATTGGCTGGAAACATTGCTCCTTCCATCACACAATGTGACTGCTTTAAGAGAAACAGTCATTAATGTATTTTATGCCTTCATGTCAGGAATGGCCATGTtgctaagttttattttaagttccaggatacatgtacaggacatgcagatttgttacacaggtaaatgtgtgccatggtggtttgctgcacctgtcaacccatcacctaggtattcagccctgcatgcattagctatttatcctgatgcgcTCCCTCTGCCAACTCCCACTGACAGGCgtcagtatgtgttgttcccctccctgtgtccatgcattctcattgttcagatcccacttatgagtgagaacatgaggtgtttggttttccattcctgtgttagtttgctgaggatgatggcttccagcttcatccatgtccctgcaaaggacatggtcttgtccctttttatggctgcgtagtattctgtggtgtatatgcacaaaattttgtttatccagtctatcatcgatgggcatttgggttgattccatgtctttgatattgtgaatagtgctgcaataaacatatgtgtggatgtatatttataataggatgaattatattcctttaggtatatacccagtaatgggattgctgggccaaatggtatttctggttctagatccttgaggaattgccacattgtcttccacaatggttgaactaatataggttaccaccaacagtgtaaaaacattcctatttctccacagtcttgccagcatctgttatttcttaactttttaataattgccattctgactggcatgagatggtatctcattgtggttttgatttgcatttctctaatgatcagtgatgttgagctttttttcatgtttgttggccgcataaatgtctccttttgagaagtgtctgttcatgtaggGATGGCCATGCTTCTATTAagcacttttttgttttaatgttatgGATCCTGCTAATCTTGTAATTGATCATTGTGCCAGAGATTGCCTACCCAATAtatccattctttttttgttattaatagaACTCAATTATATTTGGAAGTGGTCATGTGTCCAGCTAAGATACTATATTTTCCACTCTCTATTGCAAAATCATGGAGAGTTGAAGCATAGGAATTTATTTGATGGGAATCCTGGAATCCTCTTTAGAATCCTTCCCCTCTGTTCATCTCTTTCTTGCCTGGGATTTGCACATGACACTGGAATTCCCTTAGCTGATATATCTTGGAAAACAACACATTAAAGATGGGGCAGCAGAGAGATAGAGTAAACCCTTGTGCCTCAGGTTAGCACAGAGTGATCATGGTGACCCATTCTTTTAGGGAGGAGACACATTAACTCCTGATTGAATTAAAACagtggtggatcacgaggtcaggagactgagaccatcctggctaacacggtgaaaccctgtctctactaaaaatacaaaaattcagctgggcatagtggtgggtgcctgtagtcccagctactcaggaggctgaggaaggagaatggcgtgaacccaggaggcggagcttgcagtgagccgagattgtgccactgcactccagcctgggtgatagagcgagactcagtctcaaaaaaaaaaacaaacaaacagtctttagaagcagtcaacaaacatgaaaaattgctcaaaaatttctctacatcctcaccaacatatttttttatttctttaataataaaccattctgactggtgtaatcatcagataaatgcaaattaaaaccacgatgagataccatcttacaccagtcagaatggttattttaaagaaataaaaaaaaaaaaaacaacaacagatgttggtgaggatgcagagaaaagggactGCTTAtgtgctgttggtgggaacgCAAATTAATTCagtctctatggaaaacagtatggagatttcccaaagaactaaaagtaggactaccattcaatccagcaatcccactagtgggtatataccccaaagaaaagaaatcattacacAAAAGACACCTGAACTAATacgtttatcacagcactattcacaatagccaagtcatagaatcaacttaagtgtccaccAATGTatgattggataaataaaatgtggtatatatacagccaacggaatactactcagccataaaaagaatgaattcatgtcttgtgcagcaacatggatggaactggaggccattatcctaagtaaaataacttggaaacagaaaatcaaataccatatgttttcacttataagcaGAAGCCAAACAATGTATACCATGGGCATAGATAATGGAATAATAGTAGGCATTGGAGACTCCAAaaagtgggagggtgggagggatgaGGTTTgagaaattacctattgggtacaatgtacactatttgagtgatggttacactaatagtccagacttcaccactatgcaatgtATCTATGTAACACAAACGTACTTGCATTCattacatctgtaaaataaaagtttttccaTTTATGTAGACACATTTCAACCTAACAGCACAGAATGCTTTGTCCTCGTTAGAACTCATAGAGTCATATCGGGGCCCAATTTGGGCTACTATGTAACATTTggtgaaatatattttgattactTCTGTAATTATGCACCTCGTTGTATGCCCCCCTTTTTTTACTTCTGTTACAATATTTCCTTTGTCATatacatttaagatatttttctttgttttgcataTTGAGTAGGTTTCTTGAAATTCTTTTGGAACATGTTatgtaaatgaacaaataaatcaatggTGTGTTTCGAGTGACACTCAGCCCTGAATTTGACCCATTGTATCTCTACTTTCAAAAGCATTCTCTGAGATCTCCTTAAACTCACTGTTGTGCTGATGAGGGATTGATCCACAGAATGTAAGAAACATCTCTGGGGTCAGGTTCTAGAGGGAAAACGCTGAAGTAAAACTCACACCTGCCCAACTCCAAGTCAGGGCCTTTCTCACTCACAATGCTTCATAAATACGAGGAGATGGTAAAGTTGAAATAGAGCCGAATCCTGAGGCTTGCACATACGTAAAGGAAGGTCAGATCCGGCTGCAGGAAGAGAGTGGCCCTGGAATTGTGCCAGATTGAAAGCAAGAAACAGAGATTGAAAGCAAGAAGAAACAGTAATGGAGAGCAAGAAACAGATTGAAAGCAAGAAGAAACAGAGATTGAAAGCAAGAAGAAACATAGATTGAAAGCAAGAAGAAACAGAGATTGGAAGCAAGAAGAAACAGAGATTGAAAGCAAGAAGAAACAGAGATTGAAAGCAAGAAGAAACAGAGATTGGAAGCAAGAAGAAACAGAGATTGGAAGCAAGAACAGAGAGAGGACCGGCTGCAAGAATCCCCTTCAGAGCGAGGGACACAAACTGCTCAGGACTTTGAATCAATCCTCTTTCACCATCTCATCATTTCTGGCTGTTTCCCAGAAGACTTGGTTAATAAAAGCTTTTCTTCCCTCCACAAAACTTTCCC
The DNA window shown above is from Homo sapiens chromosome 19, GRCh38.p14 Primary Assembly and carries:
- the OR7C1 gene encoding olfactory receptor 7C1 produces the protein METGNQTHAQEFLLLGFSATSEIQFILFGLFLSMYLVTFTGNLLIILAICSDSHLHTPMYFFLSNLSFADLCFTSTTVPKMLLNILTQNKFITYAGCLSQIFFFTSFGCLDNLLLTVMAYDRFVAVCHPLHYTVIMNPQLCGLLVLGSWCISVMGSLLETLTVLRLSFCTEMEIPHFFCDLLEVLKLACSDTFINNVVIYFATGVLGVISFTGIFFSYYKIVFSILRISSAGRKHKAFSTCGSHLSVVTLFYGTGFGVYLSSAATPSSRTSLVASVMYTMVTPMLNPFIYSLRNTDMKRALGRLLSRATFFNGDITAGLS